From the genome of Deinococcus sp. AJ005, one region includes:
- a CDS encoding RNA 2'-phosphotransferase, producing the protein MTEKQLSHRLSYLLRHAPHEAGLTLQPGGWVPLKPLLAHLHVTREEVERVVTASDKQRFALDGERIRANQGHSVQVDLELTPQTPPAVLYHGTFPGALTAIRREGLKPMNRHHVHLSPDTETARRVGARRGPAVVLTIRADRMDAAGHLFYKSENGVWLVDGVPAEFLLEP; encoded by the coding sequence ATGACTGAGAAACAACTTTCGCACCGCCTGTCCTATCTGCTGAGGCACGCGCCACACGAGGCGGGCCTGACCCTGCAACCCGGCGGCTGGGTGCCGCTGAAGCCGCTGCTGGCGCATCTGCATGTGACGCGCGAGGAAGTTGAGCGGGTGGTGACGGCTTCCGACAAGCAGAGGTTTGCACTGGATGGGGAACGCATCCGGGCCAATCAGGGGCACAGCGTCCAAGTTGATCTGGAGCTGACGCCGCAGACGCCACCCGCCGTGCTGTACCACGGCACGTTTCCTGGCGCGCTGACCGCCATCCGGCGCGAGGGCCTGAAGCCCATGAACCGCCATCACGTCCACCTCTCGCCGGATACGGAGACAGCCCGTAGAGTGGGAGCGCGGCGTGGGCCAGCCGTGGTTCTGACCATTCGGGCTGACCGGATGGACGCGGCGGGGCATCTGTTTTACAAGTCGGAGAACGGCGTGTGGCTGGTGGATGGGGTGCCAGCGGAGTTTCTGCTGGAGCCGTGA